The sequence TCATTctagaaagagaagagaaatgaAATATAGGAACAAAGCactaaaaattatgtcataaTATGATACTAATGCCAGCATCAAGAATCACAGGAACCCCTAATGACTGAAAACCATTAGGCAAAACCAAGTTAAAATGGTGGATATGCAAGGCAACAAAATTAGACTTTCTACAATAAACCCAGGTAAAATATGTTAACCCAAACAAGTAGACAGATCTCAAGTTCATTTCTGCCCCATATTcttcaacaattaaaaaagGTGCTTAAAGAAAATGAGAAGTAAAGCTATTTTGACTCTTTTGAGTGTGAAATGACAGACTTAATCTACTCAAGTCCATAAGTTCATTTGAACAGAAGGATAACTAGGTTCATATTTTGTACACGCAAATTTTAAGCCTTGGCAGTTCCACATTTCTTATCCAATAACTTGAGGTATTATGGCGCCAATTGAGCCATAGCTCAACTGGCACATCCTCTTCCCATAATAATGAGACGGAAGGTGAGATCCAGGGATCAAGACACATTGGGTATGtgtgaaaaaatttaaaaaataaggtaTATGAGACATCCACAACAGAGAATGAAACCCAAATACTAAGACACATTTGATTACAAGGCTGCACTGTCCAACGCTTCTTCTCCTTCCTTGCTTACTTTCATAGACACTGGTTCTTTTCCTTAATTGTTCTCTCAGTACATTTCTTGTATActgatattttgtttttgttttaatgaagtttctattattcataaaaaatttaaaaataaataaataaaaggaaaacaggTAAAGAATTACTAAAATGTACACTGCATTTTCTAGTGATCACATATTCCATGATTATAATGGTCTCTAAACTGACTGGCACAGTAATGACACCAGGTCGGAATGGCACCTAGAAAGCAACATGGGGCATGTTGGAGGGactcttgggtttttttttttttcctttttttaattaatcagTGAGTAAAGagctttattaaataaaaaagaagatagaAAGGCTGAGGCCTAGTTACACAGGGGATGGGACTTGTGGGTTCAATTAAAGGTTCAATGCTTGGCATAGAGAAAAGCAAGcaaatgtgagagagagagagagagagagagaggacctaAAAATGATAAGCCAAAATTAGAGAATCAAACGGTCAAAAGATGAAGAATTGTTTCCTTTCTCAGTTCTTGTTCAAAGTGAAAAGCCCAAGGAAAAAACACGCATTTGAAGCATCTTAAAATGCATGAACCAGAGAGTTGACAGACACTATGGTAAAAGAATGCATAATTAATGCAAAGAGATATGAAAGAACTACAGAATTCATGGGAAACTAAATCGCCAGATTAAAAGGTTATATACCGGGATATTGGACGAGTGCCTGAGTTTGACCATTCTTCTCAAATATAGCAATTTTCTGAACGGTACCAAATGCAGAGAATACCTGTAACAAGTATACCAGAACAAATGCATAAGTAAAAATCACCTAGTTGATTATCACATCACAAGAGGAAAACATATAACCCTCACCGTGTGAAGAACATCCACAGTGACAGCATACTGCATGTTCTCAATTGAAGCAAGAAGCACATTGCTCTcgagttctttcttttttccatcaGGCCCTACAGCAGGCTGGACATGACAGCTTGTTAGTGTACACTCACAACTGCAAAATACAATGGGATGTTCCACGAACAAGAAGTTACCTGCACAATTCCCTCAATTGCAGTAGGATTCACAGGAAGGTATGGATTTGTATAGTCCCTGCAGGATCATGCAAATAAAGTCCACACCAATCAAATGTCGTTATACACAATAATACTAATATACAACTTTTTGAAACTGTTACCGTGTATAAATACAACcatattacctataaaaaaaaaaaaagcataaatacAACCATATTAAAGCAAAGACTGACAAGAAGATATATGTACATTCAAACAAGCTGAAAATGAACAAATAAAGGCAACACATTAAGACTATATTAAAGTATACTTTGTGACAGATAAATTCATGATTCCAGAGAGACTATGGTGAAAGTCAAGTGGTGACAATGGTGATAATATCTGACAGACTAAAAAAGGTCcagtttcataaaataaaaatggatcaTATCAGGAAAAGAAGCATATAGATACATTATATATTTCTCCTTTAGTTATCTAGCAAGCCATGCCATTTGCAACATATTCTCTCAAAGTAACATCAATATAGTTAGATTTAAAATGTAGCAATTAAAATGATGATTAAGACATTAGAACAAATTGTTCTCCTGAAAAGATAAGGAAATAACTTGGATGCACCTTTTGCCGACaccaaaattttagtataaAGTAATGTagatatagaaaataattatcCTTGCCATGTTTCAAATAGAATACCATATAGAAAATATCAAGATACTAGAAAACAAGACTAAAAATAAGCTCTagtaaaaataattatgaagttatttttctcttctaagtAAACTATAGCAAGAATAAATATGAAGTTCTTGGGACTGATTGTCCAAGATGACAAAGATTGTCTCCATCAAGAAGCATTTGTGTCACCCAATGcatttccaaaataataaataaggaaCTCTCACTACTATGACATCAACAAATGCATTAAACTATTATCAAAAGATTGAGGAGATTACTAAGCGGCCATGACAACACATCTGTGTTCTGCCTACCAGGCTTCACTAACCCCCTAGATGACAAAAATTGTAGACATCAATTAGCAAATTTCTAAAGCCAAAATCAATAGCATATAAGAACAAAGGCAAAGGATTTGGTTAACGAACAGGGTCGACAACAAAAGAACTTAAGAAGGTAAATGAACAGTTTACAGAATCTCGAGTCCATTGTTACCTGCTTCTGTGAGACTGGAACTTGATGTTCAGATCAGTGTGTGCAGAATATGAAATACGCAAGTGACATGAATTAACATGCTCTGGAAGCAGATACCTGAATGTAAATCATTATAACATGATTAGCAGACATAAACATTAAGACACTTCCCACTTAGTAAAGTCCAAAggagatggttttttttttttggtggggggagTTTAATTGGGGGGACAAAAGCTAGGTATACCTGGGTATGCTTCTTTCATTTAATGCATTCCTTGCTGCAGATGCAGTCTCAGCATCAGAGAACTGGATTAATGCCTACAAAATGCCAAAAAGTAAGAATAATATAGCCAGacaaatgaaatgtcaaaaggATCCACTGGCTGTTGACATCACACCTGGAAACCTGCAGCCTTCTCAAAAGTAGCAATTTTATGCACAAAGCCAAATGCAGAAAATACCTGttaaaaaattccaataatTATGATCCCATCATATTAATATCATAAAGACAAAAGATAAGATAACTATTAGAAACCGGGCCAGGTGTAGatactacaggacaaaaaaaaggaaattccAAATGGATGAGAAATAAGTGCAGAATGACACCTGTACATATATGCGTGACCTTAGAAAGGTGTATGACGTACATGATTATAATTCCAAACTGTCTCCACacaaaagaatttaaataagaGACATCACCACATAATTCAATCAGGATGCTAACCCTAAATAAAAtgtcagggaaaaaaaaattaaactacaacGGTGAAAATGAAAccaatatttccaaaaatatgtACTAGGGAAAGGTATGAAACCCAAATACCAAGATTTcaaccaaaaacagaaaatgTGGAGTACCAATTATGAGGATTGTAAAATTTTGGAGCTGTgcctaaaaaaggaaaaaacattttccaaCATGTCACATGATGCCTAATATGAGGCATGCAGAAACCAAGCACAGTCAAACAGTCAAAATCAACATCATTTACGACTTTTATACAAGAGTTTGTTAACATAAGACTGAAGAATGACCAATAAATGCAAAATCTGTCAACAATCAAACATTACAAAGGGCAACTTCTGAAATTCATTTCCAGAGCTCACCAGTCCCACCTTTGTGCAATCTGACCTAGAAACCCCTTTAGGCTTTTCAAAATACCAACAAAGCATGTGCTACAGAAGGCACCAGCATAGGCAAAAGTGTGACTTTTGCACACCTCAGATCTCAGTTCCAAGGGGTACATACACTACAAAACTGATTAATGTTTCTCAATTCTTAAAAAGATTACATGTTTTTTGTGTTAAACAAAATTCTTATAACTCACTCGGCCTTTTGACTAAGATGAAGTGTAGTGTCTGTTCTTATCAGTTAAATATGTCAAACAAAATTCTTGCAGTTGGTTCAAAGCTAGGCACACTTGTGTTCTTGAGTTAAACGAGTTTGTTGCATCCAACCAATAAGGAATGTACATGCAggtccaaaataaaattttattttatgggtaataatgaaatttattgataGAAGGataacttttttataattcaataattggggAAGGGAGAATTTGAGCTCTAGATGTCTCCATTGGAAACACCAGGCCAACcggttgagctacaaggctcttggcattGATAGGAGGAAAACTCAAAATGGTAGTCACCTAAAGGATATATGTACAATGTCACAagcacaagaaaaagaaaatcacattTTATTCACAATATTTCTTATTCTGGAAATTTGCACAAAATTTTGCCTAGTCTTTTGCATTGCCTTGTCCTTTATATACAGCTCAACATCTAATGGATCATTAACCACATTTCATTAACCATATGACAATTACTAAAATGTCCGTAAAAGAGTATTGAAATGTTGTTAAGTTCCTTTGAAGAACCAACATTCTCTACGTTCTATTTAACCTTTTCCCATAAAGTCgtgtttaaattataaaagtagATCTTAGAAGGCTTACACTATTTGCCTGAAGGCTTCTGCCATTGCATGGAGGAAACAACTTTGTTTACATATTcacccaaaaaatcaaatacttattcaggggaaaaaaaacatacataaaCCCAACATATGctttgcaaaattaaaaattttaaaagatcaCTTCAGCTTTTCATGCACCTTTACAAACTAAAAATCTGTAAAATCTGAAAGACAAAAAATGATCGAGTCAGAACACACTTACCAAGTGAATAACGTCAATGCTAACGTCGCCAGCCTCTACACCCTCAATGGTTACCAATAAGACATTTCCGGGAACATCACCGGGACTTTTGTTGTTGACAATTTCATGtctatttgaatattgaatatacACAGTTTTACCACGAACTTGTGCAGGCTCTGAAGATGATGCGTAATATGAAACCATTGAAATTGCTTGATTTAAATCACCCTGCAAAGTTTTATCTCTATCATAAATACATAGTCCCTACCCGAAGATACATAGGTacaatataaacaataataataataatgaaacaaACACTATACTATGTGCACTTAGGAGAGGGAAAAATGCATGTCCAGAAAGCAGCTTAAAGTCACTCTATGAAAAATAATACATTTCCAATCCCTGGGGCATTTGTTAGATGCGTAAATTACGGGGTAAAGAAAATCCCATCATCAACATACTCTTTCAATTCTAGGCTGCTAATTGCCACTTTAAGTTTCTAGCATCTAAAACTACATGTGTTATCAACTCTGATGTATATAAACCTTATGAAAAGGTACTAAAACATGGttcccccccctcccccaaaaaaaaaaaaaagaaaacttgttGACTGTTTTCTACCATTGCAAATGGATAAGAACCAAAACAGTCCTAGATAAACTGTTGCAAACAACATTAACACATAACACCAAAGAGAATTTACTTAAACCCACCACAACTTCTCTCTCAGTTCCTTGGCCTTCAATCAACACCAACAGTGCCTCATTAAACATCCATTCCCCAGTTTAGCAACTCAACAACTCAACAAAACCCCATTCCACCCAAACTCAAATTCCCTCTTCACCAAAGCCCTCATTTTATCAACTTAATGTAATGAGCCCAAGGCTGCAAACCAGCCCAGCAGCGCATAATACAAGTGTGGAAGATCAGACATGAACTAGGCACCCGCATATTCCTTCTCATTATGAAAGTTAATGCAAATTCTTTACTTCTCTTTCTATGCTATCTTCTTAATccccttttcttcttcactagaACCAACTCAATTCCCTTGCTCTCTTCCATATACTTTCCTATTATAATCAAACATTTCATTTCCCAAACCTTTAGACCACAAGTAGGCTAACTACACTTGCACCCATATACAAGATCACAATCCTTGAATTTACACTCATAATATACAGAATCTTCTTATACACAATGAAGAAACTTCAATTTTGAGctgaaaaaaagggaaatgaatCCCATtaccaaaaaccctaaatttaaTAACTTAATTCATGAATTCAAATCACAACTATACAGAAACGGAAACGAAACGAATCAAAGAGAAGCGAACAGTAAAAAAGAGCTTACGAATTCGACGAAGGCCTGGTTGCGATTAGCGCCGACGTTGCACTTGGTGTTGACGATCTTGCCGAAGGGTTTACAGAGCTCGATGAGCTCCTCCTCAGTGCACTCCCATGGGAGATTGCGGAGATGGAGGACCTTTGATGGGGTCTGGGTGTACCGGAACTGGGGCTGCCCGGAGGTCGACATCTAGGGTTTTCTTCGGTGTTTGGCTGTCGAGAAAGTGCAAGGATTTTCCCGAGAAAGATTTGAAAGCTCTAGAGGTCAATGTGAACGAGGTGTAAATCTGAAAGTTTTATATGGGACAGAGTGAGTAGTGTGTGTTGGCTTTTTGTCAATTTACCGTTTTCTCCTTGGCGGCAACATGCTTAAATAAAACAAGAGCGTACACCGAAGTTCTtctatttagaaatatatttttttattttttaaaccaataaaaatgataaactttatatttttttattttttaaacaaataaaaatgataaactttataaataagtgtaatttattttttgaacgtgtaggaaaaaaaatcataaattttaggagtttttttttgcattcaaaatgaaatttgttatttaacatttatgaacctatttctaaatgaagttactcttatatttttgaaatacatataAGTCtagttaaaagagaaaaattctcttatatatagtataaataataaatgaatgaattGGCACCtctcatgcacaaagtgcttagAGTTTAGGGAGGAAAGGATTCAAGCTGCAaagttagcagcatgttgtcattatttaaaaaaaaaaaaagaatgaatgtGTAGCCAAACATCATATAtttcttattcaaaaaaataaaaaatcatattttttacaCACATATGCCTGTACACTTTGACtaaacttgtatatttgtttgaAACCCCTCAAGATATAGTCAAGTGGACCACCCCTAAGGGGCAAACCTTGGATGACTACACACTCCCACCAAGCAAGCATAAAGTAAACGTGAAATGCCTCAACTAGAAATCGAACCAAAGACTTCTGGGTTTATAGTtagtccaaagtccaaacactTTTCCTTACCTATGGGCACCTTATGTTGGGGTTTGCACTTTTGTTAATGTGTGACATTACTTGCACACAAGTTCACGTCTGTACTTAGTGGAAAGTAATTTAATCGTCTTTCCATGTGTCAAAGATGTATCAAAGTGTGTGATCCTATACTTTTTGCCTAAACTAATCAAATGCTCTTGGATAAGGCTATCCAACCCATATTTGGACTCGATCAAACCACCCAACCAAAGCTATTAGAATAAAAAACCACTTAATACAATTGTTGTGTCGATTGATGACGATTGCAAATTAAGGAAACCAATACCCATTAGTTCTAATGGCAATTCTTCACATCCAAAAAATTTGGTTTCAATTGAGATTTCACTCCTTGTCATAAATCATTTGCTCTTAAGCCTTAACACTACTCTTCACCATTCAAATCTTGTCATATCATGCAAATATCTCATCAGATAACAAGATATCTGCAAAATCTGGCAAGGTTCTTGTTGATTTTGCGAGATTTCTTCCAATTATAGTGAGATATCCACTAAACTTGATGGACATCTTAAGCTTTTTGCCACATGCCACCATCGTTGAGGATGATGACAGCTTTAATTGATAGGGAATATTTTTAACTAAGAAATTTTCTAACTTCTTTCAACTTTTAGAGTAAAAGTACCATTCGAGTTTAAAGTATCCTTCGAGTAAGGATGCCCTTCGGGTTAGAGTTCCCTCTTCAGGTCTAATACCAGCGAAAGGCAACTTCCCTACCCCTATCCATTTCTCTCGTCAGGTATAGAATCACTCGTCAGGTTATCCGTTCTAATAGTGGATTACACCTAGTCCCACGCTTTTGCGTGTTATTTACTCATACATCCCTATATGGAAAGAACTTGCACACCACATCCAAAGATCCTTCTACATATTCGTATCCTCCCAGTACGGAAAGTAAAGCCTTAAGATCTTGGAACATTAACTCCATATCTTCCCTACAAGATTCTTGTCAATTTTGCAAGATTCTTGTCGATTTTGCGAGATTTCTTTCAATTATAATGAGATATCCACACCAAACTTGATGGACATCTCAAGCTTTTTGCCATGCGCCGCCATCGTTGAGGATGATGGCGACTTTAATTGATAGAGTATTTTTAACTAAGAAATTCTCGAACGCCTTTCACCCTTCAGGGTAAAAGTACCCTTCAATTTTAGAGTATCCTTTGGGGTAAGGATGCCTTTTGGGTTAGAGTTCCCTCTTTAGGTCTAATTCCAATGAAAGGAAACTTCCCTACCCATATCCATTTCTCCCATCGGGTATAGAATCACCAGTCGGGTTATCCAATACCGATGGTGGATTACACATAGTCCCACGCCTTTGCGTGTTCTCCACTTATGCATCCCTATATGGAAAGAACTTGTATACCACATCCAAAGATCTTCTACACATTCGTATCCTCTTAGAATAGGAAGTAAAGCTGTAAGATCTTGAAACATTAACTTCATATCTTCCCTACAAGAAAAGATCTTATGTTCATGGGATCTTGGTCAGCTCTACACCACTATATAAGCACCAAGTCTCCCATTCTACAAGGTATGTGCAATTTTCTAACTCTTACACTTTTGAGTTATTGGAGATTCCTCCATCTTTAACTTAACCTTTAGGCAGACTTTGACCGACACCCCACCGGTGTTCTCTGTAGGTTCTTTACCTTTTTGTTCTTTAGGTACCTCATTCATCTTGCGTGTGGACATCCAATTCACTAACGATTTTGTGCATCGTCATTAATCAATCTAATAATCGAAAATCTGAAAGCTTAGGGATTGGACCCATACTCCACCGATCAATAACAAAGTATGTAATTTTAGTATAAAGTTATGTAAAGTGTAGGTCGGTGGACAAATTGGCCAAACTCTACTCATGGATGCCTTAACTCGTGCCCCTATACTCAAGCCAATTTGGTAAGTCTCAACTGGCTTTGACCCTTGCAATGAGTTTCACTCCTTAAAACCTAGTTATTCTCAACAAGAATGCTCTACTAGTTAATAGCAAGTACAGAATTTTAGTATAAAGTCAGATAAAATGCGAGTTGGTGGACAATTTGGCCGAACTCGACCCATGGACACCCTTACTCATGCCCTCCCCCCCTCCTCAAGTCAAGCCAATTTGGTAAGTTTCAACTAGTTTTGATCCTTGCAACGAGTTTCACTCCTTAAGACCTgtttattttcaacaaaatgcATAATAGGGGTCTGATTAGCCAAAACCAACCAGTCGAACCTATCTCGTTGAAGGTAGGCCAAATCTAGGTTGCACCACTCACTACCACCATCATAGGAGGGCATATTGTAATCATTAGAAGCCATATCTAGCATTGTTGTGCCTCCCTATGCATTATAGTCCATTATGGTGGGTTTTGTCCTTCCTCTTGCCTTGTTATGCTCCCTTTCCTTGTCAATAATGCCTTTCTCATTTGATAGAAcaataaaaagtcaaaacaaaaatgtgatcaattatgatttgattttctcCTTGTTTTTGAATCATCGGTTAATGCCTATAAGAGTTGATTtggtgtgagagagagagagagagagagagagtgtgtgtgcgCGCACGCAAGTGAGCGCGCATGTGTGTTTTGGTCAaagatttaaaatttcttaaaactagACGAATACAACCTCatattttaaatgatataaaatGTAGGGTTCCTTTGTATCATCATTTTGTATAAAAGTGTAATAATTACCAATACCTATagtacaaaataatatttaaaacatTAATAACAAAGCCCCTTCCCGTTATTTAAAAAGTGATCATTCAATAATACCAAAACgcataataaaaacaaaaaatatttaaaataaattgtaatagcatattatattaattaatttaaaaaatggtcAAGGGTATAATTCATAAGGTACAATGAAGGAATGTAATCTCTAGTAACATGAACCACTAACATTTAGTTGCCATGCGTTGTACCATTGTCAAGAGAGAGATAAGCCGCCGATGAGGACCACTGGCGCTGGTGAAAAGGAGGAGCTCGAAGTTGTTTCGAACATGATGTATAAAGCGTGGGAGATGggagatgagaaaaaaatttgggaacattTTAGAGCGTAGTGGAAGGGAGTTTAAATTTTCTATCCCACTTTTCCTACTCCACTATATattccacaaataaaaacatgctacatattcatctattttattaaatgctaaatttatgccttctattattttaattacctaaatatgatgggttatttatatatttattttagaaaattgaaataatagatgGCATATGTAGGTGTGATAGGCCCAGtagtatatatctatatatatgttgggCCGAGAGTCTAATCCGAGGACGAGTAAACGACATCATGGGAGTCTACGTTAGTAAATGAAGGGGTGGGGTTTAGTCATAAGAGCCCaagaaggtggtccgaggagaaatGCCTCATTGGCTGAGCAAAGCAAAGGTCTGAAGGTGTGGTCTGCCATCTAGGACAACGTTTCGAGagattctattgataaggatacACATCATGAAGGCACAGGACAAAGGGGaactatgaaatatctaagagaaagctgctaccactgcattgaatgctttgtaactaactttctgaccgcattaatgtgaaagtaatacctgaacagtaatttttaaCCTTACAGCTACAACAAGAGACTTCAGGAAGATGTTAATAGGACAAGAATCAATATCAGAAACCTTGTTTACatgtggaaggtggagatgaaagaaggaagacaatataaaagagaaagaataccTTGAAGAGAGGGGATcggaaaaagaagagaaaaataccATAGGAATAAGAGCTGGACTTGTAACCAAATTCAAAGAAGATATATACAAAAACCGATCTCCTCAGATTGTGCCAAGGACGATTTTCTTCAGATAAATtagtttatcttttctttcttatcatcTGGGCCAACTATAATTGTTGTCTAACTCATTAAAGCCTAGTTTTCTAAcacattttctacaaatttattgtaatgAGCTCTTTGAGCCTAAATCCTTTAACCCTTTAGACTATGGGAACCAAATtgggtccttacaattggcaccgtctgtgggaattTCTTGTGTTATGGTAAGTTTAACGTTCAGTTATGGTATGTTCAGGTCCAAATCAGGAGGAATCTATGATGTCCCAATGTCAAGATCATTTTCTCAATCTTGAGCAAAGAAGGAGCCGGGAAGTTAGTGTGCATATCACCCATACTAGCAGGAGCTAGTCTCGAGATGGGAGCCACGTCTCTCATGAGGAGAATACTAGAGCCATGTAACTGGAGATTGATCATTTGAGGAAGAAGTTGTGCCACGAGCGATGAAGACGATCTCTTTCCAATTCTGGCTCCTCCTCTGACGATGGTAGAGATGGCAGTTACAGGCCCAAGTCAAGGACTCCCCCCAATGAGTCTTTCTCATGTGATGAAAACAGCCCCTATGAGCACAAAGATAAGGGCTCATCTTGCAAAGGTCTGAGAAATTACTTTATGAGCAAAGCGttaaaccaaaattttggatCACCTTTCACACGCAGAATCGAAGGAGGAAAATTTCCTAAGCGGTTTGCTTAACCAATATTCACCATGTACAATAGTTGAATAGACCTTGTAGAACATGTGAGTCACTTCAACCAGATGATGGCCGTTCACTCCAAGAACAAGACCTTAATGTGCAAGGTATTCCCATTCAATCTAGGGTCTGTGGTAATGAGATGGTTCGATGGTCTAAGAGAAGGTTCTATTAGCTCCTTTAAGGAGCTCACTAGGGCATTTGGGGCCAAGTTTGTGACTTGTAGTAGGGTTTCCCAATCCTTAGACTTCCTATTGCCTATGACCATGTGAGAAGGAGAGACCCTGAAAACGTACTCAGAcagatactgggagatgttcaatgagatcGATGAGGACTTTGATGATGAGGACTTTGATGATGTGGCCATAAGGACTTTCAAGATCGACCTACCTGccgagcatgatttgagaaagTCGTTGTCCAAGAAGCTTGTAAGGAGTCTGTGGCGGCTCATGGACCGTATTGGCGAGTATAAACAGGTCGAGGAAGACCAACAGCAAGGGAAAGGGAGagctaaggttatccctcaggatagaagggatttcaggtcgaaCATATACAGCAATAATCGGCCTCGAAGAGACTTTGCTGGACAGTTAGGGTTTATTGCTACCTAAGTGGTTGGCACAGTGTTCAGGGAACCGGTACATCAAGTCTTGGAAAAGATTAAGAATAAGCCATACTTTAGATGGACAAATAAAATGGGCGAAGACCCAATGAAGTGTAATCAAAACCTTCATTGTCAATACCACCAGGAGCGAGGACACACCACAGAAGATTGCAGAACTTTGTGGAATCATTTAGAATAGCTAGTCAGAGATGGAAAGTTAAAGCAATTCCTACATCTGGCCAGTGGGCAAAGCGGCCAAGCAAGATCCAGATCTCAAAGAGATATTTTTCAAGGCCACCTTTgggcacaattaatgtcatcttcGCTGCTCCAGGGAGAATTGGTTCTCACCCCTCAGGGTGATGCCTGTAGCTCGGCCACCTACCAAGGACTCTAACCTTGAGCCGAAGAGGGATAGGATGGAGATTCGACCAATATTGAGTTTCTTGGATGAGGACAAGATTGGAACCATACAGTCACATGATGATGCCCTAGTGGTCACCCTCAGGATAGGAGGGTACAATGTGAAGAGGGTGTTGGTGGATCAGGATAGCAGGGTAGAGATTATGTACCCTGATTTGTACAAAGGGCTAAACTTAAAGCCTGAAGATTTGACAGCTTATGATTCACCTTTGTTAGGCTTTGACGAGAAAGTTGTTATTTCAAGGGGCCAGATTAGACTACTCGTGCAAGCAGGTTCAGAGGTGGTAGATGTGATTAGCTATTTATCACAAAGTTGTAGGTACTAAATTAGCTAAGTTAAAAAGTATAGGGTTTCTACAACCCCATAgtttagggggggggggttctAAATGCACATCTTACctaattagttttttcttttagtgaTGGGTGTAATGCAATATTAACTGCACATGGTAGCTTTTGTGAACGATAATATGAAGGGTTTGTATTTAagggtgcgtttgaatcgacttcaaacgaatttcggaaatcaatttccagaaaatggagcgt is a genomic window of Quercus lobata isolate SW786 chromosome 2, ValleyOak3.0 Primary Assembly, whole genome shotgun sequence containing:
- the LOC115976885 gene encoding polypyrimidine tract-binding protein homolog 1 isoform X2, which gives rise to MSTSGQPQFRYTQTPSKVLHLRNLPWECTEEELIELCKPFGKIVNTKCNVGANRNQAFVEFGDLNQAISMVSYYASSSEPAQVRGKTVYIQYSNRHEIVNNKSPGDVPGNVLLVTIEGVEAGDVSIDVIHLVFSAFGFVHKIATFEKAAGFQALIQFSDAETASAARNALNERSIPRYLLPEHVNSCHLRISYSAHTDLNIKFQSHRSRDYTNPYLPVNPTAIEGIVQPAVGPDGKKKELESNVLLASIENMQYAVTVDVLHTVFSAFGTVQKIAIFEKNGQTQALVQYPDVNTAAVAREALEGHCIYDGGYCLQ
- the LOC115976885 gene encoding polypyrimidine tract-binding protein homolog 1 isoform X1, with product MSTSGQPQFRYTQTPSKVLHLRNLPWECTEEELIELCKPFGKIVNTKCNVGANRNQAFVEFGDLNQAISMVSYYASSSEPAQVRGKTVYIQYSNRHEIVNNKSPGDVPGNVLLVTIEGVEAGDVSIDVIHLVFSAFGFVHKIATFEKAAGFQALIQFSDAETASAARNALNERSIPRYLLPEHVNSCHLRISYSAHTDLNIKFQSHRSRDYTNPYLPVNPTAIEGIVQPAVGPDGKKKELESNVLLASIENMQYAVTVDVLHTVFSAFGTVQKIAIFEKNGQTQALVQYPDVNTAAVAREALEGHCIYDGGYCKLHLSYSRHTDLNVKAYSDKSRDYTIPDISLLAAQQASALPAAQPVWQNPQAGPMYPGNDFTAPGAGPAQYPGGQVSPWDPSMQAGRPPFVSAPSTYPGQSYAASSVSSYASAPMPSSSSPHTPTSQIPSPGASMGLSPGVQANLRPGGVSSPSHLQQGVSPNVRPGGASPPGQPAYYGQ